The Spirulina subsalsa PCC 9445 region GCCTAATGCTCCCAAGGCCGCCCGCCATTTCCCCGCCTCACTAAGTAATTGGGTTTTCAAGGCCGCCGGGGGACTCATGGGGACGGGGTGTAACTGCTGATTCCAGTAGACAAAACGGGGGAGACGGCGATCGGCAAAGACTAAATCCTCTTTTAAACCCACCTCTACGGCCAGGCGTAGCAAGTCTTCTGTGGGAGCAAAACTGTTAGGGCCTTCTTCCCACAGATAGTCCCCCTGCCGATTGGTTGTAATGTTACCGCCTACCCGTCCCTGACTTTCGGTGACTAAAAACTGGGTTTGCTGTTTTTGGAGGGTGTGAGCCGCGCTAAGACCGCTAATTCCGGCTCCCACAATAAGACTATCAAGCATAGGTCGGGACTGAAGTTAAGAGCAACTTTCCATTCTACCTAAGAGTGGAATAGTGTTTCAAGGTACACTTTGGCACAGGTTTGATAATTGTCGGCGGCACGGTAGGCGGTGGGATGGTTGGGGGAGCTTGTCGGTTGGGAAGGAGAATCGCTATTACTCTGCAACAAAAATAAGGACAACGCCGCCGCAAACACCCGATCTTGATCCCAGTTGGGGTGAGTGTCTAAATAGGTTTTGAGCGAAGCGTGCAGTTCTTCGGGAATTTCCGCCAGAATACTGATGTTGGTTTTCATAAATACCTCTCGGGTGTCTAGGGGTGGAGGATGGAACAAGTCACGGACTCACCGGGCTGTGCGAAGTAGAAGGGGAAATCCGAACTTTTCGACAGGGGATTCATGGAGTCCGCAATAAAGAACAAATGTATTTTCACGACCAGATAAAATTAATCCCCTATACCTATTTCGGGAGAGAACCCCAGCTTTGTCAATGCTGAGAAATGTTACAAATTTCTTTGGCAAGAATAAAGATTTACCAAAAAGCAAAGGTTAAAGCCCCTTTTTTGTTACCTAACTTTACAGAAACTCCGTATAAAACGCCTCCTTTTTGACAAACACTAAAATCTTTCCTAGGGCGCAAAAAGGATGATTCTAGAGATCGACCTGTGGAAAACTTGGGGAAAACTGTGGAAAAATACGCTAACCCTGTGGAAAATTTGGGGAATATTTTGGGGAAAACTCGACGAAAAAATAAGAATTACAAAGTTAGGTTGCTGGGGGAAAATCAGATTTTGTCTCCGGCACTCCTCAAGTGGCTTAAATTCCCGACTGACTCTCATGCAAGCCCTAGGTATTGACCCAGTTTTTGTAAGAGTGGAGTGGGAGGCATGGGAAATATTGAGATTTGGGGGAAAAAGGGAAAATCCTATGAGACAATGGAAACACCGTCTCGTCTTTATAATTTGACTTTGTGAATAAAGTTCGTACTGTTTCTGATACTAAACAAAATTTTTATACCCATCATACCCGCCCTATTAACTCAATCTATCGCCGGGTGGTGGAGGAGTTGATGGTTGAGATGCACTTGCTCTCCGTGAATGTGAATTTCGGCTATGACCCCATTTATGGCTTGGGGGTGGCTTCGAGTTATGAGCGTTTTATGTCGAGTTATAAGCCGGAAGCGGATCGGGTGTCCATTTTTGAGGCTTTGTGTCGGGCGGTGGAAACCGATCCCCAACAGTATCATCAGGATGCGGCGACTCTGCTCGGATTGGCGGAAAAAATCTCCCTTGATCAACTACTCAACTGGACTAGCTCTCTGGGGTCTTACGATGGGGCGCAACCTTTGTATAATGCGTTGAATGCGATCGCCTCCCCTGAACGGAAGTTTAAATATAGTCGTCTGTTTGCTATTGGTCTGTACGCCCTGATTGAGAAAATCAGTCCGGCGACGGCACAAGACCATAAGAAACTGAACGAGGTTTTACAGTCCTTGGGCGAAGGCCTCCGTTTACCCATTGATAAGTTACAGAAGGACTTAGAACTCTATCAAGGCAACTTGGAGAAAATGGAACAAGCCAAACGGGTGCTACAAGATGCCTTAGAAGCGGATCGGAAAAAACGTCTCAAGCGGGCGTTAGAAAAAACCCAAGGGGCTGAAAGTTCGGAAAATGCTCAGGGTGCCTGAGTGTTTCTGGGATGGGTCAGAGATTTTCTAGGGATTCGGAACATTAATGACCCAAAACTGTGTTATAATGGAAAACGATCCGGACTTACGCGATCTGAACGCCCAAACCTTGTCAGAACCGGAAGGTGGCAGCAATACGGGATGCTTCAGATAGGCGTAAACTCCGGGTCTTTTGCTGTCTGGGGTCTTTTCGGACAGAGAAAGAAGGGTTTTGAGAGAGAATTAAGGTTCGGTCTTCAGGCTGGTCAAGGACGGAATTTGCCGCGTATCCTAGAGAAAGAAAGCCGCCTTGAACGGCGCAAGTCTGGGAGGAACATGATGCCTGATTTCGGAAACCTAGTGCAAAAAGCCTTCTATCTCGGTGTAGGGATTGCCTCCTATGCAGGGGAAAAAGCGAATTTGAGTTTGCAGGAGTTGCGATCGCAAGCCCAAAAACTCGCGGAGGAAATGGTCAAACGGGGAGAAATTACCACCGAAGAAGCCTCTAAACTGGTGGATGAGTGGATTCAACAAGCCCAACAGCCTCCTATGCAGCAAGGACGTGAGGAGTCCAAAGAACCCCGACGGATTGAAATTATTCTCGATGAGGATCCCCCCCCCTCTGAATCTCAATCCCCTTCAGATCCGGTGCAAAATTTGCGGGATCAAGTGCAGAACCTGCAAGAAGAACTCCGACGCATTCAAAAGGACTCCTAGACCATTGAGGGAGGTTGATCCCCTAAGTCCAGTGAGTGTGTCACAATGGAGGTCGCCCTGTGAACTACTCCGCCGCTATGCCTATGGAAGATTGGTCAAAAGAATTCTGGGAAATGTTCGACACCGTAACTCAAGAGATCGAACAATTTGTTAATGAAGTGGGAGAGGTAGCCGAGGCGATCGCCCTTGAAGTCCAAGAAGTCGTAGAAACGGAACTGGATCAATGGTTTGAAAGCTTTGTCACCCCCTTATTATTCCCCTTTGAAGATCCACCAGATTGGGCAGAATTCCCCGATCACGAGTTAGACCTGTTGTTTACTGAACAAGTGTCACCCAGTTTAGACCAACATCCCGCTTGTATCGGGTGTCAACACTATCATGGTCAAGTGTATAACGGAACCCTGCTCGTCTGTGCCATGCACCCCTACGGCAGTGACACCCCCACCTGTCCCGATTGGGATGGCGGAAAACCCCCTCAGACTCCTGTATATTAAAAAATCTTGCTTGATCTAAGCCTTCTCAAGAAACAGCCAACACCATGACAAATCATCCTGAAGTGAAATATGGCGAACGTGCCATTTTAGACGGGGAACTGATTACCTTTCCCAATCCTCGCATCGGTCGAAAATATGACATTCATATTGACCTGCCCGAGTTTACCTGTAAATGTCCCTTTTCCGGCTATCCCGACTTTGCCACCATTCATATTACTTATTCCCCGGATCAATCGGTGGTCGAGTTAAAAGCCTTGAAACTCTATGTCAACAGTTATCGCGATCGCTACATTTCCCATGAAGAAGTGATCAATCAGATATTAGATGACTTTGTAGCCGCTTGTAATCCCCTTGAAGTCTCAATCAAAGGCGATTTTTCCCCCCGGGGCAATGTCCACACCGTCATAGAAGTGCGTCACCGTCAGGAAGACCCTCTATCCTGATTTCCTCCCCTTGGTTAATCCTCCTTCAATCCCTTTGGTCTATGACTTGCGAACACTGTAGATCCATTAAGGTTGTCCCCGAAATAACCTCCCCCGAACAATTAAGCCAAACCCTCCGAGGGATTCGAGAAGCGATCGCATCCGGTGTATTAGCCATCGACCAAGACGCATCCCGTCAGAAATCCCCCTTTCCCTGGACAGGGGAAGTCACACCACCCCCCCCCAACCTCAACCAGCACTTATACTGTACCTTTTGCGGACAAAAGTTTAGACTCTCGGCAGAAACCACCTCCGGCATCCAAGGCTACTTTAGCCGAGAGGACGACCCGGGCTAAACCCTAACCTTGCCAGTCCCTCAATTAATCGTTATAATTAAGAAGCGAACAACACGGGGCCGTAACGGTTTCGACAGGCTGGCGAAAGCTGACCCGTGATACAGGTCGAGAGTGAGCCTCCTCTCGTTAATCAAAGGTTCAAAAAAAATAGTAAATGCGAACAACATCGTTCCTTTCGCTCGTAAAGCCGCTCCTGTAGCTGCTTAATCTAAACCTAAACACGGTTCGAGCATCTATAATTCGACTCCGTTAAGGATTATAGATAAACCCCAACGGATGCTCTAGTCGAGTTTCTCTAGTGGCTTGACTAGCTAAGACTTCATTAGAGAATCCCATCGTTAGGGACAATTAACGATTCCCGCCTTGAGGGTTAGAAAGGCTAAACCTGTGAATGAGCGAAAAGTAAATACCCAGTTTGGACAGCAGTTCGACTCTGCTCGGCTCCATCCCCAAAGCAAGCGGCGAGAAGTGAATCTCTCGCCACTTCTAGTTTTCAGGCTAATAGGGAAAGATGACGCGATCGCCCGGACGGATATCCATGTGGAGAAACCCCCGTTTTTGCCCCAAACCAATCCCCTTGACCGCCGATTCAACCTTCAGCAACTCCAACAAACGGCGAAAATCACCATTGAGAGGATAAATATCCATCGCCCGCCCGAAAATATGCTGAGAATTGGGAACCCCAATCCTCAGCGCCGCCGGACGATACCCCGAAGTAATACCAATAGGAGAACCGAAGCGACTGCGAACTCTGCCAAAAACAATCGCTAACCTCTCCATATCCTCCACAATTTCCACCGAGTTCGGAATCCGACGAAAATCTAACCCCTTCGTCATCTCCCCCCAAGTCAACGGCACATCGGGAACAATATATTGATGCTCATAAATTTTACCCACCTTGGGCAAAACCACACTTTTTCCCTCCAACTGTCCGGCATTGGTGAGGACTTGCTGCTTCAGGGCTTGAGGCTGTTCCGAAACCGAATGTCGTGGGGCCAGTTCTGACAGCGCCTGAATTGTACTCGGACCCACCAAGGACGGAAACTCCAACCAGAGATCCTCTTTAAACGCCGCCAACGCCTTACGGGTTAACGGTCCAGCTATGCCATCCACTTGTCCCGTCGGCAAATAGCCCCCGATTTCTAGACGAGACTGAATCCATCGCACTTGATCGGTACTCAGATCAGACAATTCCGTTGCCTTAGTCAATGTTGGAGTATTCATATCCTTTCCTCGCTCATTCGTCTTGAGTGGTTATTCAATTGAGCTAATCCGCGCCAGTTGCCGAGCGCTGTATTTGCGGTCAGCGTCGGGAGAAAGTCACTCCCCAGCCACCCCAGAACTCATGATGTATTTGGGCTTCTCAAGCATAACCAGACCCCCTGAGTTTGTCCCCCAATAGCAAAGATTGTTAACTGAATCTTGCCAGAAAGCCCCCACTCTACTCCTTCGTTTCCGGTAGATCCCCCTCACTATCCCTAGAACCAGACCAAGCCACACTACCTAAAAAAGCCTGTAACTTAAGGCGCTCAATATAAGGCCACCCTCCCACCTCCTCAATATCTCGCAGAATATTATCTAGGGCTTGGCGAGTATCCGGTAAAGAGGTTAAGAACAAATCCTCGCGGATTTGACGGTGAACTTGTTCGAGATGTCGTAGGAGGGAAAGGAGTGCCATACTATCTCCTTCCAGACTTTGAGCTAAGGCAACAATATCCTGACCCAGTGTTTCGAGTTGTGTTTCAAGTTGCTGTGAATCCAATGCGTTCTCCCCACTGATGTTTAAAGCTAAGGGACATTTTACGAGATTGCCTGCATTGCAGGATCGGCGATGTTGAGCAACCGGATCTAAATAGCTACATCCGTGATGATAATATGATGTTGGACTTGAACCTTTTCTCTCAAAGTCTGAGGGAAAGTCTCCACGCATCATCTTGAAGTGGTGTGCAGGAGATGTCAATAGAGCTTAATACAAGCTTTTAGAACACAACCCAGAACTTGGCTCTGTCCAGTGGCGATTCCTACGGAAGGCTAACGCCAACGCAGGATTAACGCGGAAAACAGAACATTCTCCGGAGAAACCCATCTCATCTGGGAGGGGATTCTTCCCACGCAGAATCAATAGCCAAGCCTTTAATAAATTGGCCGGGAATTCCCCATCTCATAATTGAGCGTTGGGAACCAGCGTTACTGCCCAAGGAGGCAATGTAAGACCAAAACGGGGGCGTAAGTCTTTCCTAGAGGCAATTGCCGTTGAATTGGGAAGCTCCGTCCCACCAGTGGAGTAGAGCAGTTCACAGATTAAATCGAAATCAGAGATTGACAATAATAGAGGTTGACTATGAGGCATTATCGTGCAGTTATTATGGCGTTCCTAGTGCTGTGCCTAGGGGTGCTAACCGCTTGTGGTGATGGTGCAGTAAGTGCTGCCAATCGCAACCAATTGACCTACGATCAAATTTTGAACACGGGTTTAGCTAACCTATGTCCTGAACTCGAAGAAACCGCCCGTGGCACAATTCCCATTGCTGGAGGTCAGGTTTATGAAGTGACCGACTTGTGCTTAGAACCCAGAGAGTATTTCGTGAAAGAAGAACCCTCCAACAAGCGCAAAGAAGCCGAATTTGTTCCGGGGAAAGTTCTCACTCGCTATACATCCAGCATTGAGCAAGTTTACGGCAACGTTAAATCTGGCAGTAATGGGGTGCTGACCTTTACGGAAGAGGGCGGACTGGACTTCCAAGCCATTACTGTTTTATTACCGGGGGGCGAGCAAGTTCCGTTCCTGTTTACCATTAAGCAGTTAGTGGCCAGCACCGAACCCGGTTTTGATTCCATCAACACCTCCACAGACTTTAAAGGAGAGTTTAACGTGCCTTCCTATCGGGGCGCTGTATTCTTGGATCCTAAAGGTCGCGGGGTCGCCAGTGGTTATGATAACGCCGTTGCTCTTCCCTCTGCCGCAGACGTAGATGATTTAGAACGGGCGAATACCAA contains the following coding sequences:
- a CDS encoding DUF2811 domain-containing protein, with translation MKTNISILAEIPEELHASLKTYLDTHPNWDQDRVFAAALSLFLLQSNSDSPSQPTSSPNHPTAYRAADNYQTCAKVYLETLFHS
- a CDS encoding D-Ala-D-Ala carboxypeptidase family metallohydrolase, with product MNTPTLTKATELSDLSTDQVRWIQSRLEIGGYLPTGQVDGIAGPLTRKALAAFKEDLWLEFPSLVGPSTIQALSELAPRHSVSEQPQALKQQVLTNAGQLEGKSVVLPKVGKIYEHQYIVPDVPLTWGEMTKGLDFRRIPNSVEIVEDMERLAIVFGRVRSRFGSPIGITSGYRPAALRIGVPNSQHIFGRAMDIYPLNGDFRRLLELLKVESAVKGIGLGQKRGFLHMDIRPGDRVIFPY
- a CDS encoding photosystem II manganese-stabilizing polypeptide — its product is MAFLVLCLGVLTACGDGAVSAANRNQLTYDQILNTGLANLCPELEETARGTIPIAGGQVYEVTDLCLEPREYFVKEEPSNKRKEAEFVPGKVLTRYTSSIEQVYGNVKSGSNGVLTFTEEGGLDFQAITVLLPGGEQVPFLFTIKQLVASTEPGFDSINTSTDFKGEFNVPSYRGAVFLDPKGRGVASGYDNAVALPSAADVDDLERANTKRVVTGKGEISLQVTKVDGSTGEIAGNFVSVQPSATDLGAEDPEEVKIRGIFYARVSAP
- the psb29 gene encoding photosystem II biogenesis protein Psp29 is translated as MNKVRTVSDTKQNFYTHHTRPINSIYRRVVEELMVEMHLLSVNVNFGYDPIYGLGVASSYERFMSSYKPEADRVSIFEALCRAVETDPQQYHQDAATLLGLAEKISLDQLLNWTSSLGSYDGAQPLYNALNAIASPERKFKYSRLFAIGLYALIEKISPATAQDHKKLNEVLQSLGEGLRLPIDKLQKDLELYQGNLEKMEQAKRVLQDALEADRKKRLKRALEKTQGAESSENAQGA
- the queF gene encoding preQ(1) synthase, which translates into the protein MTNHPEVKYGERAILDGELITFPNPRIGRKYDIHIDLPEFTCKCPFSGYPDFATIHITYSPDQSVVELKALKLYVNSYRDRYISHEEVINQILDDFVAACNPLEVSIKGDFSPRGNVHTVIEVRHRQEDPLS